A portion of the Carcharodon carcharias isolate sCarCar2 chromosome 18, sCarCar2.pri, whole genome shotgun sequence genome contains these proteins:
- the kcnj15 gene encoding ATP-sensitive inward rectifier potassium channel 15 isoform X1, producing the protein MWQNTITRSLPFKMENPENISMISQVARRRVVSKDGHNNVKIDQVDGWAFLYLQDLWTTVIDMKWRYKLTLFTATFVITWFLFGILWYAIAFIHGDLELLHPPANHTPCVVNIETLTGAFLFSLESQTTIGYGFRCITEECPFAIILLIIQLVITTLAEIFVTGTFLAKIARPKKRSETIRFSYHAAIAIHNNKLCLMIRVANMRKSLLLQCQLSGKFLHNHITEEGETIKLKQANVNFQVDTGSESPFLTFPLTFYHIIDEKSPLSRYASANLRDKDFELVVILNATVESTGAACQIRTSYVPEEILWGYEFVPLMSLSPGGKYLVDFSFFDKLRKSSNPYFASEALRYADIDKLKLEEKYREDEQNKLFSRIQTVHSNV; encoded by the coding sequence ATCGTTGCCTTTCAAGATGGAGAATCCTGAGAACATTAGCATGATCTCCCAAGTTGCAAGACGACGTGTTGTGTCAAAAGATGGCCATAACAATGTGAAAATTGACCAAGTGGATGGCTGGGCCTTCCTTTACCTACAGGATCTTTGGACCACAGTTATTGACATGAAGTGGCGTTACAAACTAACTCTTTTCACAGCAACATTTGTGATAACATGGTTCCTTTTTGGGATCCTCTGGTATGCCATAGCATTTATACATGGAGATTTAGAGCTATTGCACCCCCCAGCTAACCACACACCCTGCGTGGTGAACATTGAAACCTTAACAGGAGCATTCCTGTTTTCCCTGGAGTCCCAGACAACCATTGGCTATGGCTTCCGCTGTATCACAGAGGAGTGCCCGTTTGCCATTATCCTGTTAATCATTCAATTGGTCATTACCACCTTGGCGGAGATCTTTGTCACTGGTACTTTTCTGGCAAAGATCGCAAGGCCAAAAAAGCGTTCTGAGACGATCAGGTTTAGCTACCATGCTGCCATTGCCATACACAATAACAAGCTTTGCCTCATGATTCGTGTGGCTAACATGAGGAAGAGTCTTCTGCTTCAGTGCCAGCTTTCTGGGAAATTCCTGCACAACCACATCACTGAGGAAGGCGAGACCATCAAACTCAAGCAGGCAAATGTGAATTTTCAGGTGGACACTGGTTCTGAGAGCCCCTTCCTCACCTTCCCCTTGACTTTTTATCACATTATTGACGAGAAAAGTCCACTGAGCAGATATGCATCGGCAAACCTGAGGGATAAAGACTTTGAGCTTGTTGTCATTTTAAATGCCACAGTGGAGTCCACAGGTGCCGCTTGCCAAATCAGAACCTCATATGTGCCAGAGGAGATACTTTGGGGCTATGAATTCGTGCCTCTTATGTCGCTGTCCCCTGGTGGGAAATATCTGGTTGACTTCAGTTTCTTTGACAAGCTTAGGAAGAGCTCAAACCCTTACTTTGCCTCTGAAGCACTGAGGTATGCGGACATTGATAAGCTAAAACTTGAAGAAAAATATCGAGAGGACGAACAGAACAAATTATTCAGTAGGATCCAAACTGTTCATAGCAATGTCTAG
- the kcnj15 gene encoding ATP-sensitive inward rectifier potassium channel 15 isoform X2 encodes MENPENISMISQVARRRVVSKDGHNNVKIDQVDGWAFLYLQDLWTTVIDMKWRYKLTLFTATFVITWFLFGILWYAIAFIHGDLELLHPPANHTPCVVNIETLTGAFLFSLESQTTIGYGFRCITEECPFAIILLIIQLVITTLAEIFVTGTFLAKIARPKKRSETIRFSYHAAIAIHNNKLCLMIRVANMRKSLLLQCQLSGKFLHNHITEEGETIKLKQANVNFQVDTGSESPFLTFPLTFYHIIDEKSPLSRYASANLRDKDFELVVILNATVESTGAACQIRTSYVPEEILWGYEFVPLMSLSPGGKYLVDFSFFDKLRKSSNPYFASEALRYADIDKLKLEEKYREDEQNKLFSRIQTVHSNV; translated from the coding sequence ATGGAGAATCCTGAGAACATTAGCATGATCTCCCAAGTTGCAAGACGACGTGTTGTGTCAAAAGATGGCCATAACAATGTGAAAATTGACCAAGTGGATGGCTGGGCCTTCCTTTACCTACAGGATCTTTGGACCACAGTTATTGACATGAAGTGGCGTTACAAACTAACTCTTTTCACAGCAACATTTGTGATAACATGGTTCCTTTTTGGGATCCTCTGGTATGCCATAGCATTTATACATGGAGATTTAGAGCTATTGCACCCCCCAGCTAACCACACACCCTGCGTGGTGAACATTGAAACCTTAACAGGAGCATTCCTGTTTTCCCTGGAGTCCCAGACAACCATTGGCTATGGCTTCCGCTGTATCACAGAGGAGTGCCCGTTTGCCATTATCCTGTTAATCATTCAATTGGTCATTACCACCTTGGCGGAGATCTTTGTCACTGGTACTTTTCTGGCAAAGATCGCAAGGCCAAAAAAGCGTTCTGAGACGATCAGGTTTAGCTACCATGCTGCCATTGCCATACACAATAACAAGCTTTGCCTCATGATTCGTGTGGCTAACATGAGGAAGAGTCTTCTGCTTCAGTGCCAGCTTTCTGGGAAATTCCTGCACAACCACATCACTGAGGAAGGCGAGACCATCAAACTCAAGCAGGCAAATGTGAATTTTCAGGTGGACACTGGTTCTGAGAGCCCCTTCCTCACCTTCCCCTTGACTTTTTATCACATTATTGACGAGAAAAGTCCACTGAGCAGATATGCATCGGCAAACCTGAGGGATAAAGACTTTGAGCTTGTTGTCATTTTAAATGCCACAGTGGAGTCCACAGGTGCCGCTTGCCAAATCAGAACCTCATATGTGCCAGAGGAGATACTTTGGGGCTATGAATTCGTGCCTCTTATGTCGCTGTCCCCTGGTGGGAAATATCTGGTTGACTTCAGTTTCTTTGACAAGCTTAGGAAGAGCTCAAACCCTTACTTTGCCTCTGAAGCACTGAGGTATGCGGACATTGATAAGCTAAAACTTGAAGAAAAATATCGAGAGGACGAACAGAACAAATTATTCAGTAGGATCCAAACTGTTCATAGCAATGTCTAG